A genomic stretch from Streptomyces sp. QL37 includes:
- a CDS encoding DUF3631 domain-containing protein — MNATPPAANLDGAAVLNDVETFHRRFNVFPTEAAYVAVTLWDAHAHLVECFETTPRIAFLSPEPGSGKSRALEIVELLTPRPVSTVSASANALYRLVDSAAGLPTVLFDEVDTIFGPKAGADEALRGFLNAGYRRIGGALRCVGEGSNQNAQVFGSYCAVAMAGLGSLPDTVLTRSVIVRMRKRAPNERVEPYRQRIHEKQGHELRDQLAAWADTVRDQVADAWPEMPDGVTDRPADVWEPLLAVADAAGGDWPARARTACLELISAAHDNDEASLGVRLLTDLRDRVFCGADRVPTAVVLEGLLAMDDAPWGDLDDKPINSRTLARLLAQYVTPANKPIKPRGIRTPSGFPKGYYAEDLTDAWTRYCPPPPEESATSATSATPQVSGGESVADSATAIRHMSTETATPLFPVAG; from the coding sequence ATGAACGCGACACCACCCGCAGCAAATCTCGACGGCGCCGCCGTGCTCAACGACGTGGAGACCTTCCACCGCAGGTTCAACGTCTTCCCCACCGAGGCCGCCTACGTCGCCGTCACGCTGTGGGACGCTCACGCTCACCTGGTGGAGTGCTTCGAGACCACACCCCGGATCGCGTTCCTCTCCCCGGAGCCGGGGTCGGGGAAGTCCCGGGCGCTGGAGATCGTGGAACTTCTCACCCCACGGCCGGTCAGCACGGTCTCGGCATCCGCGAACGCCCTGTACCGGCTCGTCGACTCTGCTGCCGGGCTGCCCACGGTGCTCTTCGACGAGGTGGACACCATCTTCGGCCCGAAGGCCGGCGCGGACGAAGCCTTGCGCGGGTTCCTGAACGCCGGGTACCGGCGCATCGGCGGTGCCCTGCGGTGCGTCGGGGAAGGCTCCAACCAGAACGCGCAGGTCTTCGGCTCCTACTGCGCGGTCGCCATGGCCGGGCTCGGCTCCCTGCCCGACACGGTGCTGACCCGCTCGGTCATCGTCCGCATGCGCAAGCGCGCCCCGAACGAGCGGGTGGAGCCCTACCGGCAGCGCATCCACGAGAAGCAGGGCCACGAACTGCGCGACCAGCTCGCGGCGTGGGCCGACACCGTCCGCGACCAGGTCGCCGACGCCTGGCCCGAGATGCCCGACGGAGTCACCGACCGGCCCGCCGACGTCTGGGAGCCCCTCCTCGCCGTCGCCGACGCCGCCGGGGGCGACTGGCCCGCACGGGCCCGCACCGCGTGCCTGGAACTGATCAGCGCCGCCCACGACAACGACGAAGCCTCCCTCGGAGTACGGCTGCTGACCGACCTCCGCGACCGGGTCTTCTGCGGCGCGGACCGCGTGCCGACCGCCGTCGTCCTGGAAGGCCTGCTGGCCATGGATGACGCCCCCTGGGGAGATCTGGACGACAAGCCGATCAACTCCCGCACCCTGGCCCGGCTCCTCGCCCAGTACGTCACCCCCGCCAACAAGCCCATCAAGCCGCGCGGCATCCGTACCCCGTCCGGCTTCCCCAAGGGCTACTACGCGGAAGACCTCACCGACGCCTGGACCCGGTACTGCCCTCCACCCCCGGAGGAATCCGCCACGTCCGCCACATCCGCCACACCGCAGGTCAGCGGGGGTGAATCCGTGGCGGATAGCGCCACAGCCATCCGCCACATGTCTACGGAAACCGCCACACCGCTCTTTCCGGTCGCGGGCTGA
- a CDS encoding bifunctional DNA primase/polymerase, whose protein sequence is MSTHRLTAALDAAERGWHVFPLRPADKRPALHGEAVCPLIGDCAGGHRKWEDRATIDPDRIRRAWADRPFNIGIATGPSGLVVVDLDMPKQKSSTDTPCGVTTFGALCERAGQAVPATYRVRTASGGEHLYFTAPDSIRLGNTAGFLAPSIDTRAWGGYVVAPGSTVNGRAYEVIDHAPVAAMPGWLLDALKPVERPTGPPLLSAPRRGNRAAETALERETALVAATAEGGREAQLFESARKVARFVAWGDLTRHEVEEAFQRAGETAGLPASQCRSTLRSVLNWSLRTCRPRETT, encoded by the coding sequence ATGAGCACCCACCGCCTGACCGCCGCCCTGGACGCGGCCGAACGTGGCTGGCACGTCTTCCCGCTCCGGCCCGCTGACAAGCGCCCCGCGCTCCATGGTGAAGCCGTCTGCCCCCTGATCGGGGACTGCGCGGGTGGTCACCGCAAGTGGGAGGACCGGGCCACCATCGACCCGGACCGCATCCGCCGAGCCTGGGCCGACAGGCCGTTCAACATCGGCATCGCCACCGGCCCCTCCGGGCTGGTCGTCGTCGACCTCGACATGCCCAAGCAGAAGAGCAGTACGGACACGCCTTGCGGCGTGACGACCTTTGGAGCGCTCTGCGAGCGCGCCGGCCAGGCCGTCCCGGCCACGTACCGGGTGCGGACCGCGAGCGGTGGAGAGCACCTGTACTTCACCGCCCCGGACAGCATCCGGCTCGGCAACACCGCCGGGTTCCTCGCTCCCTCGATCGACACCCGGGCGTGGGGCGGGTACGTCGTCGCCCCCGGCAGCACCGTCAACGGTCGAGCGTACGAGGTGATCGACCACGCCCCGGTGGCTGCGATGCCCGGGTGGCTGTTGGACGCTCTCAAGCCCGTGGAGCGCCCCACCGGGCCCCCGTTGCTGTCCGCGCCGAGGAGGGGCAACCGGGCTGCCGAGACGGCGCTGGAGCGGGAGACCGCCCTCGTGGCCGCCACCGCCGAGGGCGGCCGTGAAGCGCAACTCTTCGAGAGCGCCCGGAAGGTGGCCCGCTTCGTCGCATGGGGCGACCTCACGCGGCACGAGGTGGAAGAGGCATTTCAGAGGGCGGGCGAGACCGCCGGACTCCCGGCATCCCAGTGCCGCTCGACTCTGCGCAGCGTTCTGAACTGGTCCCTGCGCACCTGCCGGCCACGGGAGACGACATGA
- a CDS encoding DNA cytosine methyltransferase, with protein sequence MTQPVPIRRAPGHRPRLLDLFCCAGGAAMGYHRAGFEVTGIDIADRPNYPFTFHRADALEYLAALIASGEIEQYAGVHTSPPCQAGCSLTVGTNASRGWGRTHVQLIPELRTLLDATGLPYVIEQPTGKAPVRRDVWLCGEMFGLGVLRHRNFELGGWSMPQPAHPKHRGYVRGHRHGVYREGPYVAPYGAGGGKATVPEMQQAMGITWTDVREELTEAIPPAYTELIGRTFLSRTRTGEVAA encoded by the coding sequence ATGACTCAACCTGTCCCGATCCGGCGAGCCCCGGGCCACCGGCCCCGCTTGCTCGATCTCTTCTGCTGCGCCGGCGGCGCGGCCATGGGCTACCACCGCGCCGGGTTCGAGGTGACCGGGATCGACATCGCCGACCGCCCGAACTACCCCTTCACCTTTCACCGCGCCGACGCCCTCGAATACCTCGCCGCGCTCATCGCCTCGGGCGAGATCGAGCAGTACGCGGGAGTACACACCTCCCCGCCCTGCCAGGCCGGATGCTCCCTGACCGTAGGCACCAACGCCTCACGCGGCTGGGGCCGCACCCACGTCCAGCTCATCCCCGAACTCCGCACCCTGCTCGACGCAACGGGCCTCCCGTACGTCATCGAGCAGCCCACAGGGAAGGCCCCCGTCCGGCGGGACGTCTGGCTGTGCGGAGAGATGTTCGGTCTCGGTGTCCTGCGCCACCGCAACTTCGAGCTGGGCGGCTGGAGCATGCCGCAGCCGGCACACCCGAAGCACCGGGGCTACGTACGCGGCCACCGGCACGGCGTCTACCGCGAGGGCCCGTACGTCGCCCCGTACGGCGCCGGCGGCGGCAAGGCCACCGTGCCGGAGATGCAGCAGGCCATGGGCATCACATGGACCGACGTCCGCGAGGAACTCACCGAAGCCATCCCGCCTGCCTACACCGAGCTGATCGGACGCACGTTCCTCAGCCGCACCCGGACCGGAGAGGTCGCAGCATGA